One Capricornis sumatraensis isolate serow.1 chromosome 8, serow.2, whole genome shotgun sequence genomic region harbors:
- the LOC138083528 gene encoding upstream-binding factor 1-like protein 1 has protein sequence MPKCQDDWSKEDIVQLLESMEKSIASSDGHTFKTAQSVMDWEKVAFKDFSGEMCKLKWLEVSHKVRKFRTLKELVLEAKHNVNNPSKEHKKTQQNTRKHKKHAYLFKKSLKAYHHISQVMRPQYIQKHPKISNQQVTRVLSKEHMKVPEHLRVKHSQDLEKDKKDFREKVALFRAQHPDLVPNPEKSGVPQRSEMKVPEKFQENVQKVKSSRENNLPIKWKFHREPKKPPMNAYHKFHQDLWSSRELKVVPPRERMVEISRRWQQVPQDQKELYKKQAEELQTQYKVDLDLWLRTLSPEEYAAYREATCAKRKNMSMTGGPNPKIRRMGLQSPSSGNLQGRLREDPGLQTADLVSSDTTGEHSPASWKSEKNVEEQEGSHSSAPSSEVEDGDSEPEDHGSSSSSLGDSSDSD, from the coding sequence ATGCCTAAATGCCAAGATGACTGGTCCAAGGAAGACATTGTGCAGTTACTGGAAAGTATGGAGAAAAGCATTGCATCCAGTGACGGGCACACGTTCAAAACAGCCCAGTCAGTGATGGACTGGGAAAAAGtagcttttaaagatttttctgggGAAATGTGCAAACTCAAATGGTTAGAGGTTTCCCATAAGGTGAGAAAGTTTCGCACGCTGAAAGAATTAGTCTTGGAAGCTAAGCACAATGTTAACaacccttccaaagaacacaagaaaacacaacaaaacaccaGAAAACACAAGAAACATGCTTATTTGTTCAAGAAGTCCCTGAAAGCATATCACCACATTTCCCAAGTGATGCGACCCCAGTACATTCAAAAACACCCCAAGATAAGCAACCAGCAGGTGACCAGGGTTCTGTCCAAGGAACACATGAAGGTGCCTGAACATCTGAGGGTGAAACACAGTCAGGATCTTGAGAAAGATAAAAAGGATTTTAGGGAGAAAGTGGCTCTGTTCAGAGCACAGCACCCTGATCTAGTCCCAAACCCGGAGAAATCTGGTGTCCCCcaaagaagtgaaatgaaagtgccaGAGAAGTTTCAGGAGAATGTTCAAAAAGTGAAGTCTTCCAGAGAAAACAATTTACCCATAAAGTGGAAATTCCACAGAGAGCCAAAGAAGCCCCCGATGAATGCCTATCACAAGTTTCACCAGGATCTCTGGTCGAGCAGGGAGCTGAAAGTGGTGCCCCCGAGGGAGCGCATGGTGGAGATCAGTAGACGCTGGCAGCAGGTCCCCCAGGACCAGAAGGAGCTTTATAAGAAGCAGGCGGAGGAACTGCAGACACAGTACAAGGTGGACCTTGATCTCTGGCTCAGGACTCTGTCTCCTGAAGAATATGCTGCTTACAGGGAGGCGACCTGTGCTAAGCGTAAGAACATGAGCATGACGGGGGGCCCGAACCCCAAGATTAGAAGGATGGGTCTGCAGTCCCCATCATCAGGGAATCTGCAAGGAAGGCTTAGAGAGGACCCAGGGCTTCAGACTGCAGATTTAGTAtcatcagacacgactggagaaCATTCTCCTGCCTCATGGAAATCCGAGAAAAATGTGGAAGAGCAGGAAGGCAGCCACTCCTCAGCCCCCAGCAGTGAGGTTGAAGATGGCGATTCTGAGCCAGAGGACCATGGCTCCAGCTCTTCGTCCCTAGGAGACTCCTCTGACTCGGATTAA